One part of the Sorangiineae bacterium MSr11954 genome encodes these proteins:
- a CDS encoding GTP-binding protein, with translation MVASDISAWLRAQEQKDLLRFVTIGSVDDGKSTLIGRLLHDAHGLYEDQLHAVRRASVRGSTRGEGSTSEIDFSLFTDGLQAEREQGITIDVAYRYFTTERRKFIIADTPGHVQYTRNMATGASTADVALILVDARLGVLPQTRRHAQIAALLGISHVVVCVNKMDLVGFDRAIFDSISGALREIGEKLGLRDIHAIPVSALAGDNVVSKSSRTPWWNGTTVLEHLETVQVVRQGSEGSFRLPVQLVLRPGIGYRGFAGQIVSGTVRPGDELVALPSGKRARVAGVDVGGKPVNAAFAPMSVAIRLSSEIDVSRGDVLARADEPLTIGTEFQADLVWMSERPLDRAKSYLLKHTTRLVRAEIDTIVHGTDAETLSPVPKETLSLNDIARVQVRCHAPIFFDPYAVHRATGAFILIDSVTNDTVAAGMITAATRAHAREERSGAHTQVSPDERRTRLGQTGAVIRITAPSDEEALGAAYALERELFDQGRVATVVQGSREPLDAAAACARAGIFAVVAGQGTAWAAEIRGPHLEAADLEPRLEAADRDGLVRAIAGALLVQT, from the coding sequence ATGGTCGCGAGCGACATTTCCGCCTGGCTGCGCGCGCAGGAGCAAAAAGACCTCCTCCGGTTCGTCACCATCGGCTCGGTGGACGACGGCAAATCGACCCTCATCGGCCGGCTCCTGCACGACGCGCACGGCCTCTACGAAGACCAGCTGCACGCCGTGCGCCGCGCCTCCGTGCGCGGCTCCACGCGCGGCGAAGGGTCGACCTCGGAGATCGACTTTTCGCTCTTCACCGACGGGCTGCAGGCCGAGCGCGAACAAGGGATCACCATCGACGTCGCCTATCGGTATTTCACCACCGAGCGCCGCAAATTCATCATCGCGGACACCCCCGGCCATGTGCAGTATACACGCAATATGGCCACCGGGGCCTCCACCGCCGACGTGGCCTTGATCCTGGTGGACGCGCGCCTCGGCGTGCTGCCGCAGACGCGGCGGCACGCTCAAATCGCCGCGCTCTTGGGCATCTCGCACGTGGTCGTGTGCGTGAACAAGATGGACCTGGTGGGCTTCGATCGCGCCATCTTCGACTCCATCTCCGGGGCGCTGCGGGAGATCGGCGAGAAGCTCGGGTTGCGCGACATTCACGCCATTCCGGTGAGCGCGCTGGCGGGCGACAACGTGGTGAGCAAGAGCTCGCGCACCCCGTGGTGGAACGGCACCACCGTGCTCGAGCACCTGGAGACGGTGCAGGTGGTCCGCCAAGGGAGCGAGGGCTCGTTTCGTCTGCCGGTGCAGCTGGTGCTCCGGCCGGGCATTGGCTACCGCGGATTCGCCGGGCAAATCGTCTCCGGCACCGTCCGGCCCGGCGATGAGCTGGTGGCGCTTCCATCGGGGAAGCGGGCGCGCGTGGCGGGGGTCGACGTGGGTGGAAAGCCCGTGAACGCGGCGTTCGCGCCCATGAGCGTGGCCATTCGACTGAGCTCGGAGATCGACGTGAGCCGCGGCGACGTGCTGGCGCGCGCGGACGAGCCGCTCACCATCGGCACCGAATTCCAAGCCGACTTGGTGTGGATGAGCGAGCGCCCGCTGGACCGCGCCAAATCGTATTTGCTCAAGCACACCACGCGGCTCGTGCGCGCCGAGATCGACACCATCGTCCATGGCACCGACGCGGAGACGCTCTCGCCGGTGCCGAAGGAGACGCTCTCGCTCAACGACATTGCGCGCGTCCAAGTGCGCTGTCATGCGCCCATTTTCTTCGATCCGTACGCGGTGCACCGCGCCACGGGCGCCTTCATTCTGATCGATTCGGTCACCAACGATACGGTGGCCGCCGGCATGATCACCGCTGCTACCCGCGCGCACGCCCGCGAGGAGCGCTCCGGCGCGCACACCCAGGTGAGCCCCGACGAGCGGCGCACCCGCCTGGGGCAAACCGGGGCGGTCATCCGCATCACGGCGCCCTCGGACGAAGAGGCGCTCGGCGCCGCCTATGCGCTCGAGCGCGAGCTCTTCGATCAAGGCCGGGTCGCCACCGTGGTGCAAGGCAGCCGCGAGCCGCTGGACGCCGCCGCCGCGTGCGCCCGCGCCGGGATTTTTGCCGTGGTCGCGGGGCAAGGGACGGCTTGGGCCGCGGAGATCCGCGGCCCGCATTTGGAAGCGGCCGACCTGGAGCCGCGCCTGGAGGCGGCGGATCGCGATGGCCTGGTGCGCGCCATCGCGGGCGCGCTACTCGTGCAAACGTAG
- a CDS encoding DUF2000 domain-containing protein: protein MTEVLRAHQRSRRGMPGAASLCAMKYDTKIAIAVRDDLAAWQKLNVTAFLASGVAIGIDEVAGEPYEDAAGRRYLALFRQPVLVYAGSYEALSSAHARALERGLSAAIYTDEMFVTNNDVDNRAAVRSADPKQLRLAGIAIYGPRGIADKAFKGLRLHE from the coding sequence ATGACCGAGGTCCTGCGCGCGCACCAGCGTTCAAGACGCGGGATGCCCGGGGCCGCATCCCTGTGCGCCATGAAATACGATACGAAGATTGCCATCGCGGTGCGCGACGATCTGGCCGCTTGGCAAAAGCTGAATGTCACGGCCTTTTTGGCGAGCGGGGTGGCCATCGGCATCGACGAAGTCGCCGGCGAGCCGTACGAAGACGCCGCCGGTCGCCGCTATTTGGCCCTGTTTCGGCAGCCGGTGCTGGTCTACGCCGGCTCCTACGAAGCGCTCTCGTCCGCCCACGCGCGGGCCTTGGAGCGCGGGCTGTCCGCGGCCATCTACACGGACGAGATGTTCGTGACCAACAACGACGTCGACAACCGCGCCGCCGTACGCAGCGCCGATCCCAAGCAGCTTCGCCTCGCGGGCATCGCCATCTACGGCCCGCGGGGCATCGCCGACAAGGCCTTCAAAGGCCTACGTTTGCACGAGTAG
- a CDS encoding AraC family transcriptional regulator, producing the protein METKRDDWVRYFRAENQPIEAMHAYFRTHRYHPHSHDTYSFGVTERGVQAFRCRGAERASVSGMVIAFNPDDPHDGHAGDAPGFVYRIVHVGPAFVARIFGDALQGGSRQGLPLFRDPVFSDARAEQALSRMFACLFDGGTELERDERLADAILALSQRAGVTRELRTVRESSAARVARAVRAELEDRFASDIDLEALAQSVGCSRYAMYRAFVARYGMAPSDYQRQCRLRAARRLLREGGSLAQAAVQSGFADQSHLTRWFARYFGITPGMYRRSGER; encoded by the coding sequence ATGGAAACGAAGCGCGACGACTGGGTTCGCTATTTTCGGGCCGAGAATCAGCCCATCGAGGCGATGCACGCCTATTTTCGGACCCATCGCTACCACCCGCACAGCCACGACACGTACTCCTTCGGGGTGACCGAACGGGGCGTGCAGGCGTTTCGATGCCGCGGCGCGGAGCGGGCCAGCGTGTCGGGGATGGTCATCGCGTTCAACCCCGACGATCCGCACGACGGGCACGCGGGCGATGCGCCCGGGTTCGTCTACCGCATCGTGCACGTCGGCCCCGCGTTCGTCGCGCGCATCTTCGGCGACGCGCTGCAGGGCGGCTCACGCCAGGGTCTCCCGCTCTTTCGCGATCCGGTGTTCTCCGATGCGCGCGCCGAGCAGGCGCTCTCGCGCATGTTCGCGTGTCTCTTCGACGGCGGGACCGAGCTCGAGCGCGATGAGCGCCTGGCCGACGCGATCCTGGCGCTGTCGCAGAGGGCAGGGGTGACGCGCGAGCTGCGCACGGTGCGCGAGTCGTCCGCCGCCCGGGTTGCCCGGGCCGTGCGCGCGGAGCTCGAGGACCGCTTTGCGAGCGATATCGATCTCGAGGCGCTCGCACAATCCGTGGGGTGCAGCCGCTACGCCATGTACCGCGCCTTCGTCGCGCGATACGGCATGGCGCCCAGCGACTATCAACGGCAATGCCGATTGCGCGCTGCGCGCCGGCTCCTTCGCGAGGGCGGCTCGCTCGCGCAAGCGGCCGTGCAATCGGGCTTTGCCGATCAAAGCCATTTGACGCGATGGTTCGCGCGCTACTTTGGAATCACGCCGGGCATGTATCGACGCTCCGGGGAGCGATGA
- a CDS encoding D-alanine--D-alanine ligase, producing MSKRVGILMGGLSREREVSLRTGEGVAAALEARGHDIVRIVIGPDTAPVDELVRQARIDVAFLALHGRGGEDGCMQGLLEWMGIPYTGSSVIGSALAMDKLKAKELFRLHNVPTPPYYVATARDLPDLEELHGSFGFPVVVKPRGEGSSLGVQKVGSMAELEAAVRGALELDEMVLVERFVRAMEVHVGVLDGRVLGAIEIVPKSGVYDYHAKYTADATDYICPPRLGGTRIRGVLNLAERAVRALGCTGAVRVDLLVTEGENEYVLEVNTLPGMTPTSLLPKIAGAAGLDYGSLCEAILDTARLHASIPHAKRRPTRLEVPEVARESRAGLRRVG from the coding sequence ATGTCAAAACGTGTCGGAATTCTGATGGGGGGCTTGAGCCGTGAGCGCGAGGTATCCCTGCGAACGGGTGAAGGCGTGGCGGCGGCGCTGGAGGCGCGCGGGCACGACATCGTTCGTATCGTGATCGGCCCCGACACGGCGCCGGTCGACGAGCTCGTTCGCCAAGCCCGCATCGACGTGGCGTTCCTCGCGCTCCACGGGCGCGGCGGCGAAGATGGCTGCATGCAGGGCCTCTTGGAGTGGATGGGGATCCCGTACACCGGGTCGAGCGTCATCGGCTCCGCGCTGGCCATGGACAAGCTCAAAGCCAAAGAGCTTTTCCGCCTGCACAATGTCCCCACGCCCCCGTATTACGTGGCCACCGCGCGCGATCTGCCGGACTTGGAGGAGCTCCATGGGAGCTTCGGTTTCCCCGTGGTGGTCAAGCCGCGCGGCGAGGGCTCGTCCTTGGGCGTGCAGAAGGTGGGCTCGATGGCGGAGCTCGAGGCCGCGGTGCGCGGCGCGCTGGAGCTCGACGAGATGGTGCTGGTCGAGCGCTTCGTGCGCGCCATGGAGGTTCACGTCGGGGTGCTCGATGGGCGGGTGCTCGGGGCCATCGAGATCGTGCCGAAGAGCGGCGTTTACGATTACCACGCCAAGTACACGGCCGACGCCACCGACTACATTTGCCCGCCGCGCCTGGGCGGCACGCGCATCCGCGGGGTGCTCAACTTGGCCGAACGCGCGGTGCGCGCGCTCGGGTGCACGGGCGCCGTGCGCGTCGATTTGCTGGTGACCGAGGGCGAGAACGAGTACGTGCTGGAGGTCAATACGCTCCCCGGCATGACCCCCACCTCGCTGCTCCCCAAGATCGCCGGCGCCGCGGGGCTCGACTATGGCTCGCTGTGCGAGGCCATCCTCGACACGGCGCGTCTGCATGCGTCCATTCCGCACGCCAAGCGCCGTCCCACCCGCCTCGAGGTCCCCGAGGTCGCGCGCGAGTCCCGCGCCGGTCTGCGCCGCGTCGGCTGA
- a CDS encoding ATP-binding cassette domain-containing protein gives MQALRVAGLRKDYGGTTAVSGVDVSFETGEVHAVVGENGAGKSTLLRMAAGIVRPDAGAVYIEDRRLDPHTPGEAIRRGVGMVQQHFALIPVFTVLENMVLGAEPVASLGRLDLARARARAKKLLEELGSTLSLDAPVESLGVGDRQRIEIARILYRKARILVLDEPTAVLTPSEADALYASLRRLAAGGAAVIVVTHKIDEVVAYADTVTVMRRGTWIETRPVVREPSERAAEVSRLARAIMGSDPSPWDPRSQRALGGPALVLKGVSLGRVLRDVGLEVRSAEIVGIAGVEGSGQRELLQVITGAVRPDQGTVWSKTKVAVVHEDRHREGLVLDADVRENLLLGELRRFSILGWLRQRALDLEARARSSRTRIEPSRIDVPARALSGGNQQKIVTSRALVRLTQGSSVLVLAHPTRGVDIASARSIHEQIVDVATRRRAAVLIISSDLQELRALAGRILVMARGRITADLPPGATDAELGERMLAAPVEMSA, from the coding sequence GTGCAAGCTCTTCGGGTGGCCGGCCTGCGCAAAGACTACGGGGGCACGACCGCCGTAAGCGGGGTCGACGTGTCGTTCGAGACCGGAGAGGTCCACGCCGTCGTCGGTGAGAACGGCGCGGGCAAGAGCACGCTCCTGCGCATGGCGGCGGGCATCGTTCGGCCCGACGCGGGCGCCGTGTACATCGAGGATCGGCGCCTCGATCCCCATACGCCGGGGGAGGCGATCCGGCGCGGTGTCGGCATGGTGCAGCAGCACTTTGCGCTCATCCCGGTCTTCACCGTGCTCGAGAACATGGTGCTCGGCGCCGAGCCGGTGGCCTCGCTCGGCCGGCTCGATCTCGCCCGCGCCCGCGCCCGCGCCAAAAAGCTCCTGGAGGAGCTCGGATCGACCCTCTCGCTGGACGCTCCCGTCGAGAGCTTGGGGGTAGGGGACCGGCAGCGGATCGAGATCGCGCGCATCCTCTACCGAAAGGCGCGCATCCTCGTCCTCGACGAGCCCACCGCGGTGCTCACCCCGAGCGAGGCCGACGCGCTCTATGCGTCCTTGCGCCGCTTGGCCGCCGGGGGCGCCGCGGTCATCGTGGTCACGCACAAGATCGACGAGGTGGTGGCGTACGCCGACACGGTGACGGTGATGCGCCGCGGAACGTGGATCGAGACGCGCCCCGTCGTGCGCGAGCCGTCCGAGCGCGCGGCGGAGGTGAGCCGCTTGGCGCGCGCGATCATGGGGAGCGATCCCTCGCCCTGGGATCCCCGCTCGCAGCGCGCGCTCGGCGGGCCCGCGCTGGTGCTCAAGGGGGTGAGCCTCGGGCGCGTGCTGCGCGACGTCGGCTTGGAGGTTCGTTCGGCGGAGATCGTGGGCATCGCAGGGGTGGAGGGCAGCGGGCAGCGCGAGCTCCTGCAGGTGATCACCGGCGCCGTGCGCCCCGACCAGGGCACCGTGTGGAGCAAGACCAAGGTGGCGGTCGTGCACGAGGATCGCCACCGCGAAGGGCTGGTCCTCGACGCCGACGTGCGCGAAAATCTGCTCCTCGGCGAGCTGCGTCGCTTCAGCATCCTCGGCTGGCTGCGCCAGCGTGCCCTCGACCTCGAGGCGCGCGCCCGCAGCTCGCGCACCCGCATCGAGCCCTCCCGCATCGATGTTCCGGCGCGCGCCCTCTCCGGCGGGAACCAGCAAAAGATCGTCACCTCGCGCGCCCTGGTGCGGCTGACGCAAGGCTCCTCGGTGCTGGTGCTCGCGCACCCCACGCGCGGGGTCGACATCGCGTCCGCGCGCTCCATCCACGAGCAAATCGTGGACGTCGCCACCCGGAGGCGCGCGGCGGTGCTGATCATCAGCTCCGACCTGCAGGAGCTGCGCGCGCTCGCGGGCCGCATCTTGGTGATGGCGCGCGGACGCATCACCGCCGATCTCCCGCCGGGCGCGACGGACGCCGAGCTGGGCGAGCGTATGCTGGCGGCGCCCGTGGAGATGTCCGCGTGA
- a CDS encoding ABC transporter permease, which translates to MSSGARKAIFSTAAALLGAWIAFDLLVLAYGESPVRLLTLLVQGTWGSPYGIGQVLFKATPLLFAGLAVHVGLRAGLFNIGAEGQITVASLGVAVLAAKLPPQMPAALAVGCSLVAAAGFGAAWAYLPAILRAHYGAHEVISTIMMNRLAEACAGLGFAYGLSRPDTIRTPDIAPAARIPRLESAIPALAGSAASMALVLAVAMTALVVWAGRRTYLGREMALLAQNPVACAAERIPVQRRLVQALAVSGAIAALVSSGTVLGYKGYYERGLGAGAGFTGLAVALLGRESAIGLVLAALLFGTLAQGGLALNAYVPMEVMDVIQAVVIVAVALADVRIRSLIAGSLRVAVAR; encoded by the coding sequence GTGAGCTCGGGCGCGCGAAAGGCGATCTTCTCCACCGCGGCCGCGCTCCTGGGCGCGTGGATCGCGTTCGATCTTCTGGTCCTTGCGTACGGCGAATCGCCCGTTCGGCTTTTGACGTTGCTCGTCCAAGGAACGTGGGGGAGCCCGTACGGCATCGGCCAAGTCCTGTTCAAGGCCACGCCGCTGCTCTTTGCGGGCTTGGCGGTGCACGTGGGGCTGCGCGCGGGGCTCTTCAATATCGGCGCCGAGGGGCAGATCACGGTGGCGAGCTTGGGGGTCGCCGTCCTCGCCGCCAAGCTCCCTCCGCAGATGCCCGCGGCGCTCGCCGTGGGGTGTTCGCTGGTGGCGGCGGCCGGCTTCGGGGCCGCGTGGGCCTACCTGCCGGCGATCTTGCGCGCGCACTACGGCGCGCACGAGGTCATCTCGACCATCATGATGAACCGGCTGGCGGAGGCCTGCGCCGGCCTTGGCTTCGCGTACGGCCTCTCGCGCCCCGACACGATCCGCACGCCGGACATCGCCCCGGCGGCGCGCATTCCTCGCCTGGAGTCGGCGATTCCGGCGCTCGCCGGGAGCGCCGCGTCGATGGCGCTCGTGCTCGCGGTGGCGATGACCGCGCTGGTGGTGTGGGCCGGCCGCCGCACGTACCTCGGCCGCGAGATGGCGCTCCTCGCGCAGAACCCCGTGGCTTGCGCGGCCGAGCGCATCCCGGTGCAGCGCCGGCTGGTCCAAGCGCTGGCCGTCTCGGGCGCTATCGCCGCGCTGGTGAGCAGCGGCACGGTGCTCGGTTACAAAGGCTACTACGAGCGCGGCCTGGGCGCGGGCGCGGGCTTTACGGGGCTCGCAGTGGCGCTCCTCGGCCGCGAGAGCGCGATCGGGCTGGTGCTGGCGGCCTTGCTCTTCGGCACCTTGGCGCAGGGCGGCCTCGCGCTCAACGCCTATGTGCCCATGGAGGTCATGGACGTGATTCAGGCCGTGGTCATCGTCGCGGTGGCCCTGGCCGATGTGCGCATTCGCAGCCTCATCGCCGGCTCGTTGCGCGTGGCGGTCGCGCGATGA
- a CDS encoding ABC transporter permease, with product MTLLLAVFSLSMLGQTLRTTVPYVCAALGGLWSERSGVVNIALEGLLLVSGMASVMVHHATGSAWAGVLAGAGAAALFALVHALLVVYGRIDAIVSGIALNLLAAGTTRFLLRALYDSSSNSPSVTGFRIPALDGASGILCLARTLIDPLTVLAVLAGALTWFYLYRTRFGLRVRAAGEDPDAAASVGVRVSRLRVVVVTLGGAICGLGGVALAYDQHQFQAGMSGGRGFIAVAVVVLSGWRPVHVVVACTAFAALEALQVVLQGRTHVPSDLVQMLPYVFTLGALFFVARRRSIGGRAPAGLGKMESS from the coding sequence ATGACCCTCCTCCTCGCCGTCTTCTCCCTGAGCATGCTGGGGCAAACCTTGCGCACCACCGTGCCGTACGTGTGCGCCGCGCTCGGGGGGCTCTGGAGCGAGCGAAGCGGCGTCGTGAACATCGCCCTCGAGGGGCTGCTCTTGGTGTCGGGCATGGCCTCGGTCATGGTGCATCACGCGACCGGCAGCGCGTGGGCCGGTGTGCTCGCGGGCGCGGGCGCCGCGGCGCTGTTTGCCCTGGTGCACGCGCTGCTCGTGGTCTACGGTCGCATCGACGCCATCGTCAGCGGGATCGCGCTGAACCTCTTGGCCGCGGGCACCACCCGCTTCCTCCTGCGCGCGCTCTACGACTCGTCGTCGAACTCGCCCTCGGTGACCGGCTTTCGCATCCCGGCGCTCGATGGGGCGTCGGGCATCCTCTGCTTGGCCCGCACGTTGATCGATCCTCTGACCGTGCTGGCCGTGCTCGCGGGGGCCCTCACGTGGTTTTATTTGTATCGTACACGCTTTGGGCTTCGGGTCCGGGCGGCCGGCGAGGATCCGGACGCGGCGGCGAGCGTGGGGGTGCGCGTGTCGCGCCTGCGCGTGGTGGTGGTCACGTTGGGCGGTGCCATCTGCGGGCTGGGCGGGGTGGCGCTGGCGTACGATCAGCACCAGTTCCAGGCGGGGATGAGCGGAGGCCGCGGCTTCATCGCGGTGGCGGTGGTGGTGCTCTCGGGCTGGCGGCCGGTGCACGTGGTGGTGGCGTGCACCGCCTTTGCGGCGCTCGAGGCGCTGCAGGTGGTGCTGCAGGGGCGCACCCACGTGCCGTCGGACTTGGTGCAGATGCTCCCCTATGTCTTCACCTTGGGCGCGCTCTTCTTCGTGGCGCGCCGCCGGAGCATCGGCGGACGCGCGCCCGCCGGGCTCGGGAAGATGGAGAGCTCATAG
- the hutI gene encoding imidazolonepropionase — protein sequence MSAPSVRTPPGASPFTLVAARVVTCDESRATAGNALGALEPGAVTIADGKIAWIGPPEARDPNVPVTDVGGAVVTPGLIDAHTHLAWAGSRHGEYAVRMAGGDYEAIAKAGGGIVSTFRAVADTSPEALVELLRARLLRAAQLGVTTCEVKSGYGLLPEHELKQLRAIAACTNRPELPAVVPTFLALHALPPEARADRGGYVRRVVEELLPRVREENLAAFVDAYLDASAFQIDEGRALGEKARALGFHLRLHVGQFADIGGAELAAELGAHSVDHLEQVSGAGIAALARAGTHAVLLPIASFTLKQAPPPVAKLRAAGVPLVVASDANPGTAPTESLPLALALGVRNYDLTPEEAILGATRWAARSLDLPQRGALRRGAQADLVVWDLPHEHAIVQPWGTPRTRLVLRDGAPIFGRLSL from the coding sequence GTGAGCGCGCCGTCGGTCCGCACGCCGCCGGGCGCATCGCCGTTCACGTTGGTGGCGGCGCGCGTGGTGACGTGCGACGAATCGCGGGCGACCGCCGGCAATGCGCTGGGCGCGCTGGAGCCGGGGGCGGTCACCATCGCAGACGGCAAGATCGCGTGGATCGGTCCGCCGGAGGCGCGCGATCCCAATGTGCCGGTGACCGACGTGGGCGGCGCGGTGGTGACCCCGGGCCTGATCGACGCGCACACGCACCTGGCGTGGGCCGGCTCGCGGCACGGTGAGTACGCCGTGCGCATGGCCGGAGGCGACTACGAAGCGATCGCCAAGGCGGGCGGCGGCATCGTGTCCACCTTTCGCGCGGTGGCCGATACATCGCCCGAGGCGTTGGTCGAGCTCTTACGCGCCCGGCTCTTGCGCGCCGCGCAGCTCGGGGTCACCACGTGCGAGGTCAAGAGCGGCTACGGGCTCCTGCCGGAGCACGAGCTGAAACAGCTGCGCGCCATCGCCGCGTGCACGAATCGACCGGAGCTGCCGGCGGTGGTGCCGACATTCCTCGCCCTGCACGCGCTCCCGCCCGAGGCGCGCGCCGATCGGGGCGGGTACGTGCGGCGCGTGGTGGAGGAGCTCCTTCCGCGGGTGCGCGAGGAGAACCTCGCCGCCTTCGTCGACGCCTACCTCGACGCCAGCGCGTTCCAGATCGACGAGGGGCGCGCGCTGGGCGAGAAGGCGCGCGCGCTCGGCTTTCATTTGCGCCTTCACGTGGGGCAGTTCGCGGACATCGGCGGCGCCGAGCTCGCGGCCGAGCTCGGGGCGCACTCGGTCGACCACCTGGAGCAGGTCAGCGGCGCCGGCATCGCGGCGCTCGCGCGCGCAGGAACGCACGCGGTGCTCTTGCCGATCGCCAGCTTCACCTTGAAGCAGGCGCCGCCCCCGGTCGCCAAGCTTCGCGCGGCGGGGGTGCCGCTGGTGGTGGCGAGCGACGCCAACCCCGGAACGGCGCCCACCGAGAGCCTCCCCCTGGCGCTCGCCCTGGGCGTGCGCAACTACGATCTCACGCCCGAGGAGGCGATCCTGGGCGCCACGCGCTGGGCGGCGCGCTCGCTCGACCTCCCCCAGCGCGGCGCCCTTCGACGAGGCGCCCAGGCCGATCTGGTCGTGTGGGATCTCCCGCACGAGCACGCGATCGTCCAGCCCTGGGGCACCCCGCGCACCCGCCTGGTGCTGCGCGACGGCGCGCCCATCTTCGGCCGCCTTTCGCTATGA
- the nagZ gene encoding beta-N-acetylhexosaminidase, whose amino-acid sequence MTLAETCGQMILGGFAGTSLPSSYARALAAGERAGAILFRRNVTQDVLAVSELTASIRAAASPNATGSPIVAVDQEGGRVARLGPPVLTLPPAARLGATLNEAFVERVAEAQGSELMALGFTTSFAPVLDIHTHPDNPVIGDRAFGRTPETVTAMALAFARGLQKAGLFACGKHYPGHGDTEKDSHFDRPTVHGDRARLERVELAPFAAAARAGIAALMTAHVVYPALDDKPATLSKVICTDILRNQLGFRGALLSDDLEMKAVAALAPIDALAVDAVEAGCDLLLICANEEAQARAHEALVRRAEARSTFRLRCEEAQARVAVLRALPMRPEREREKLVQIVGGEKSRGVRNELEELAELAARGQTS is encoded by the coding sequence ATGACACTCGCGGAGACGTGCGGGCAGATGATCCTAGGTGGGTTCGCGGGGACGAGCCTTCCCTCGAGCTATGCGCGTGCGCTCGCGGCCGGTGAGCGCGCGGGCGCGATCCTCTTCCGGCGCAATGTGACGCAAGACGTTCTCGCCGTCAGCGAGCTCACCGCGAGCATCCGCGCCGCGGCCTCGCCGAATGCGACCGGCTCGCCCATCGTGGCGGTGGACCAAGAAGGCGGACGGGTGGCGCGGCTTGGACCGCCGGTGCTCACGCTCCCGCCCGCGGCGCGGTTGGGCGCCACCTTGAACGAGGCGTTCGTGGAGCGGGTGGCCGAAGCGCAAGGCAGCGAGCTCATGGCGTTGGGGTTCACCACCTCGTTCGCGCCCGTGCTGGACATTCATACGCATCCGGACAACCCCGTCATCGGCGATCGCGCCTTTGGCCGCACGCCCGAGACGGTGACCGCGATGGCCCTCGCCTTTGCGCGCGGGCTGCAAAAGGCGGGGCTGTTCGCCTGCGGAAAGCACTACCCGGGGCACGGCGATACCGAGAAAGATTCGCATTTCGATCGACCGACCGTGCACGGGGATCGCGCGCGGCTGGAGCGGGTGGAGCTCGCCCCCTTCGCGGCCGCGGCCCGCGCGGGCATCGCGGCGCTCATGACGGCGCACGTGGTCTATCCGGCCCTCGATGACAAGCCGGCCACCTTGTCGAAGGTCATCTGCACGGACATTCTTCGCAACCAGCTCGGCTTTCGCGGCGCGCTCCTCTCCGACGATCTGGAGATGAAGGCGGTGGCCGCGCTCGCCCCCATCGATGCGCTCGCGGTCGACGCCGTCGAGGCCGGGTGCGATCTGCTCCTCATTTGCGCGAACGAAGAGGCGCAGGCGCGCGCCCACGAAGCGCTGGTGCGCCGCGCCGAGGCGCGCAGCACATTTCGTTTGCGCTGCGAGGAGGCGCAGGCGCGCGTAGCCGTTCTTCGCGCGCTTCCCATGCGGCCGGAACGGGAAAGGGAGAAGCTCGTGCAAATCGTGGGCGGAGAAAAATCGCGGGGCGTTCGCAACGAACTGGAGGAGCTCGCGGAGCTCGCGGCCCGGGGACAAACGTCGTGA